The genomic window ATTGCGGGACGCGCTTGCCGGGACGGGCGTCATCACGCTGGCCGTCGGTCCCGAGGGCGGCTGGACCGAAGCAGAGCTTCGCCAGTTCGATGATGCCGGCTGGACCCGGGCCTCGCTGGGTGCCGGCATCCTGCGCGCCGAAACCGCGGCCATCGCGGCGCTCGTGCTGGCGCGGGCAGAAAATGCCTGACGTCGGCCTTGCCACTGCACCATTTCCGGGAGTTGCTGCCCGCACCCCACTCCCGCATAATGCGGTCAGGCGGTCCCGCAAACGATTGTGGAAGTCTCCCTGAATCGGAACCAACGCGAAGCGGTCGAGCACGTGCACGGTCCCCTGCTGATCCTGGCCGGCGCAGGCACGGGCAAAACCACGGTGCTGGTGGAGCGCGTCGTGCGCCTCATCGCAGAAGGACACGTCCGCGCGGAAGAGATCCTGGCCGTCACTTACACGGTGAATGCCGCCAGCGAGCTGCGAGTGCGGGTGGAGAAACGCCTGGGGGCTGCGAAGGCCCGCGGTCTTCGAGCCTGCACCTTCCACGCGCTGGGCAACGGCATATTGCAGCGCACCGAGCGGGGCTTCCATCTGCTGTTCAAAGAGGACCTGTGGGTGTTCCTGCGCAGGCGCTTGCGCGAACTGCCACTCGACCGCTTCCTGCGCGCGGCGCGTCCGGGCGAGTTCCTCGACCACCTGATTACTTTCTTTGAGCGTTGCCTGGACGACCGGGTCGATGCGGCTGCTTACGAGCGTTACGTGGCGCGGTTGCGGGCGGGCGAACTGCCCTTGCCGCGGATCACCATGCCGCGCGACACCGAGCGAATTAGCGATGAGGAGATCCTGGCTCGCTCGGAGGAAATCGCCCGCGTCTACAGCAAGATCGAGCAGATGCTCAGGGAGGAGAACTTCGGCCTGTTCGGCCACATGGTTTCCGGGGCTGTGGAGCTTCTGGAGAAGGATCCGGCTCTGCTGGCCGAAGAGCGAAAAGGGGCGCGTTTTCTCCTGATCGACGAGTTCCAAGACGCGAACGTGGCGCAGATCGAACTGGCCCAGCTACTGGGCGGGGAGGAGAAGAATGTCTGCGCCGTAGGCGATCCGGACCAGGCCATCTATCGCTTCCGGGGAGCCTCGAGCGCCGCCTTCGAAGAGTTCCTGCGCCGCTTCCCGGGCGCGCGGGTCCTGCCGCTGGGAGAGAACCAGCGCTCCACGCAGTCCATCCTGGACTGCGCCTTCTCGGCCATCCAGCGGAACCCGCCGCCGCTGCGCGCTGCCGGAGCAACCCTGGAGTTCGTCCGAGAACCCCTGCAATCGGCGCGAGAAGACCGTACGCGCATGGAGGGCAGGCCGTGGGGGGAGTCGCCGGTCGAGCTC from Terriglobales bacterium includes these protein-coding regions:
- a CDS encoding RsmE family RNA methyltransferase, with the protein product LRDALAGTGVITLAVGPEGGWTEAELRQFDDAGWTRASLGAGILRAETAAIAALVLARAENA